The proteins below are encoded in one region of Lactuca sativa cultivar Salinas chromosome 3, Lsat_Salinas_v11, whole genome shotgun sequence:
- the LOC111903132 gene encoding uncharacterized protein LOC111903132, with the protein MRLSIFTKFTTLRLLSVADTHFASIIVMLKRLKLIKRGLQAMVISEEWSSYRLDDTEKENSVKEYIFNDDWWDKVAFILSFTGHIYEMIRACDTDKPCLHLVCQMWDSMIEKVKIEIYKKEKRPTSQIRCFYDVVHRILVAQWVKNNTPLHSLAHSLHPSDAWLMEDSTRCALHRDGEISQERMKCFRRLFLNDDEYRRVLDEYAMFSMNNGPFEDLTSISKMATMEPNNWWVNFGAQTPFLQTLAFRLLGQPCFSSCAERNWSTYAFIH; encoded by the exons ATGAGACTCTCGATTTTCACCAAGTTTACTACTCTTAGGCTGCTTTCTGTTGCTGACACTCACTTTGCTTCCATCATTGTGATGCTTAAGAGATTGAAACTTATCAAAAGGGGTCTTCAAGCTATGGTCATAAGCGAAGAATGGTCTTCTTATAGATTAGACGATACTGAGAAAGAAAACTCTGTGAAAGAATATATTTTCAATGATGATTGGTGGGACAAAGTAGCATTTATTCTTAGTTTCACTGGACATATATATGAGATGATTAGAGCTTGTGACACCGACAAGCCATGTTTACACTTGGTGTGTCAGATGTGGGATTCTATgattgagaaagtgaagattgAGATCTACAAGAAAGAAAAACGTCCGACATCTCAAATAAGGTGCTTTTATGACGTTGTGCATCGTATTTTAGTGGCTCAATGGGTGAAGAATAACACTCCCCTACATAGTTTAGCTCACTCTTTACATCCAAG TGATGCATGGTTAATGGAGGATTCTACAAGATGTGCTCTACATAGGGATGGAGAAATTTCACAAGAAAGGATGAAATGTTTTCGAAGGTTGTTTCTTAATGATGATGAGTATAGAAGAGTCCTTGATGAGTATGCAATGTTTTCAATGAATAATGGTCCTTTTGAAGATTTAACAAGCATTTCAAAGATGGCTACTATGGAGCCCAATAATTGGTGGGTTAACTTTGGTGCTCAAACTCCTTTTCTCCAGACTTTGGCTTTTAGATTACTTGGACAACCTTGTTTTTCTTCTTGTGCTGAGCGTAATTGGAGTACTTATGCATTTATTCACTAG
- the LOC111903116 gene encoding protein PHLOEM PROTEIN 2-LIKE A10 — translation MDLDLFKKSLDSDIVKKSLDYTRKRKKWILLIGALGLSSYGAFRVYNSPSVVKKRERFAKVLGSLASIAELLGDSAETIGVVSKDLKEFIQSDSDEIPNSLKQLSKITRSDEVSESIITVTRALTVGILRGYKVGERKSDPGNSFSDRALDKLFSPSGSGFASIVVGSFAKNMVMAIYTGNGNESNTSGISETSTSIQKFVDVIAEEKCKKLIGDCIQQFVSTLVTVYLDKTMDVNPYEQILSGFTNPKHEEKARDLLTSFTNGAIETLVRTSHQVITNPDAKGKELVLNGIKPRKSQINSGFVHKISSTLAVPSNRKLVLDVTGRVTFATVRSFLEFFLDQLSSGMKRKVDGVHDDAIDKGREVYRYVSTKSYTVMTICLSVWLHVLSSPWSFSST, via the coding sequence ATGGATTTGGATCTTTTCAAGAAGAGCTTGGATTCGGATATCGTGAAGAAGAGTTTGGATTACACTCGAAAGAGAAAGAAATGGATTCTTCTCATCGGAGCGTTAGGGCTTTCAAGTTACGGAGCGTTTAGGGTTTACAACTCACCTTCTGTGGTGAAGAAGAGGGAGAGATTCGCAAAGGTTTTAGGCTCGTTAGCTTCAATCGCTGAATTACTTGGTGATTCCGCAGAGACAATAGGAGTcgtttcaaaggacttgaaagaGTTCATACAATCTGATTCAGACGAAATCCCAAACAGTCTGAAGCAATTGTCGAAAATCACAAGATCCGATGAAGTTTCAGAATCTATCATTACTGTTACAAGAGCTTTAACTGTGGGAATCTTGCGAGGCTACAAAGTTGGGGAAAGAAAATCCGATCCAGGTAACAGTTTTTCAGACAGAGCTTTAGATAAACTCTTTTCTCCTTCTGGATCTGGTTTCGCCTCCATTGTTGTTGGAAGTTTCGCTAAGAACATGGTGATGGCAATTTACACCGGAAATGGAAACGAATCAAACACCTCAGGAATCTCAGAAACTTCAACCTCTATCCAGAAATTTGTAGATGTAATAGCAGAAGAGAAATGCAAGAAACTAATCGGCGATTGCATCCAACAATTCGTAAGCACATTAGTCACAGTTTACCTCGATAAAACCATGGATGTAAACCCATACGAACAAATCCTCTCAGGTTTCACAAACCCCAAACACGAAGAAAAAGCAAGAGACCTCTTAACTTCCTTCACCAATGGAGCAATCGAGACTCTCGTAAGAACATCCCACCAAGTGATTACAAATCCAGATGCAAAAGGAAAAGAACTTGTTTTAAACGGAATCAAACCAAGAAAAAGTCAAATCAATTCAGGTTTTGTTCACAAAATCTCTTCAACTTTAGCAGTTCCTAGCAACAGAAAGCTTGTTCTTGATGTAACTGGGCGTGTGACATTTGCAACTGTAAGATCTTTCTTGGAGTTTTTCTTGGATCAATTATCATCAGGTATGAAAAGAAAAGTTGATGGAGTTCATGATGACGCCATTGATAAAGGGCGTGAAGTTTACAGGTATGTGAGTACAAAATCATATACTGTTATGACTATTTGTCTTTCTGTGTGGTTGCATGTGTTAagtagtccatggagtttttcaTCTACATAA